A portion of the Scylla paramamosain isolate STU-SP2022 chromosome 2, ASM3559412v1, whole genome shotgun sequence genome contains these proteins:
- the LOC135106780 gene encoding uncharacterized protein LOC135106780 gives MLYGREPVLPLDVDHELADCTLNLDNPEFEESDFHATLSKLEILQDVVFKKAEANTEQVQAELQADFAKRRYKQKNFIVGDKVLHYNLHRADRKGGKQTNPWDGPYEVAQVCEKGLYSLIRPSTKAPSRLK, from the exons ATGCTGTACGGTCGTGaacctgttcttcctcttgatGTGGACCATGAGTTAGCTGATTGTACTTTGAATCTAGACAATCCTGAATTTGAGGAGTCAGACTTCCATGCAACACTCTCAAAGCTTGAAATATTACAG gATGTTGTCTTCAAGAAAGCTGAGGCTAACACTGAACAAGTGCAGGCAGAACTGCAAGCTGATTTTGCAAAGAGGcgatataaacaaaagaatttTATTGTGGGCGACAAGGTGTTGCATTACAATCTTCACAGGGCTGACAGGAAAGGAGGTAAACAAACCAATCCATGGGATGGTCCCTACGAAGTAGCTCAAGTTTGCGAGAAGGGGCTATATTCCCTCATTCGTCCATCAACAAAAGCCCCCTCAAGACTAAAGTAA